From the Lolium rigidum isolate FL_2022 chromosome 2, APGP_CSIRO_Lrig_0.1, whole genome shotgun sequence genome, one window contains:
- the LOC124693482 gene encoding aquaporin PIP1-5-like: MEGKEEDVRLGANRYSERQPIGTAAQGGDDKDYKEPPPAPLFEASELTSWSFYRAGIAEFLATFLFLYISVLTVMGVVGNPSGSKCGTVGIQGIAWSFGGMIFVLVYCTAGISGGHINPAVTFGLFLARKLSLTRAVFYMVMQCLGAICGAGVVKGFQTTLYMGNGGGANSVAPGYTKGDGLGAEIVGTFVLVYTVFSATDAKRSARDSHVPILAPLPIGFAVFLVHLATIPITGTGINPARSLGAAIIYNKKQSWDDHWIFWVGPFIGAALAAIYHVVVIRAIPFKSRD; encoded by the exons ATGGAGGGCAAGGAGGAGGACGTGCGCCTGGGCGCGAACCGCTACTCGGAGCGCCAGCCCATCGGCACGGCGGCGCAGGGCGGCGACGACAAGGACTACAAGGAGCCACCCCCGGCGCCGCTCTTCGAGGCCTCCGAGCTCACCTCCTGGTCCTTTTACCGCGCCGGCATCGCCGAGTTCCTGGccaccttcctcttcctctacaTCAGCGTGCTCACCGTCATGGGCGTCGTGGGGAACCCATCGGGTTCCAAGTGCGGCACGGTGGGCATCCAGGGCATCGCCTGGAGCTTCGGGGGCATGATCTTCGTGCTCGTCTACTGCACCGCCGGCATCTCCGGCGGGCACATCAACCCGGCGGTCACCTTCGGGCTCTTCCTGGCCAGGAAGCTGTCCCTCACCAGGGCCGTGTTCTACATGGTGATGCAGTGCCTCGGGGCCATCTGTGGAGCTGGCGTGGTGAAGGGGTTCCAGACGACCTTGTACATGggcaacggcggcggcgccaACTCCGTCGCGCCGGGGTATACGAAGGGAGATGGTTTGGGGGCGGAGATCGTGGGCACGTTCGTGCTGGTGTACACCGTGTTCTCGGCCACTGATGCCAAGCGCAGCGCCAGAGACTCCCACGTGCCC ATCCTGGCGCCGCTGCCGATCGGGTTCGCGGTGTTCCTGGTGCATCTTGCGACGATCCCCATCACTGGCACCGGCATCAACCCGGCGAGGTCCCTCGGCGCCGCCATCATCTACAACAAGAAGCAGTCATGGGACGACCAC TGGATCTTCTGGGTCGGCCCGTTCATCGGCGCGGCCCTCGCGGCCATCTACCACGTGGTGGTGATCAGGGCAATCCCCTTCAAGAGCCGCGACTAG